In a genomic window of uncultured Flavobacterium sp.:
- a CDS encoding glycoside hydrolase family 97 catalytic domain-containing protein has protein sequence MKKMFLHRSLNLLIPAVFFVLTSGKAQNTGLDLKSKDNLNKITLSLSQDGKLSYKVTRKDKTVILDSPLGLTFENNDFTSGLSVVNVSAVEEKREKYELKVSNNKAVNHVFESKSITFKNNQGALMIIDLIAGEEGVAFRYKFTDQEPQKRVLKNEITGFHIDQNAKGWLQPYNKAGDYTPGYEDFYVNVKSGDPISGARNESVGWCMPALFNVNDTKNWVLIAESGTDGSFPGCHLQPDSKGGIYSIAFAKKDEKFTLPLPDKEVYPESNLPWTMPWRVIMIGDKAGDILLSTMITDLAPASKIEDTSWIIAGKAAWSWWSHPEDFTPEMYNKFTDVSASFGFRYTLFDAGWEKANKEGKIIDYALSKGVQPLVWGYSAEYFDADKRKKRFKELADMGVKGVKIDFWCSDRQEVMGTLQSVFEDAAKQHLLVNLHGTTIPRGWHRTWPNFVTAEAILGTESYFYEPRFPEKAAEQNTVLPFTRNVAGPADYTPFALTFRKYTRLNTAVHELSMAMIYTSGVIHFADSEEVFNSLPNELKNLLKEMPATWDKTECIIAEPGKAIVLSRKKDNLSYIVGINGTNSATPVSIDLKKYSKGFSKFRIISEGKDPLMDFKVETYPLTSNWKYNLAPKGGFIIEFVK, from the coding sequence ATGAAAAAAATGTTTCTTCATCGATCTTTAAATTTGCTGATACCCGCAGTATTTTTTGTACTGACAAGTGGTAAAGCTCAAAATACAGGACTTGACCTGAAGTCTAAGGACAATCTAAATAAAATTACTTTGTCTTTAAGCCAAGATGGAAAGTTGTCTTATAAAGTGACGCGCAAGGATAAAACCGTGATTTTAGATTCTCCGCTTGGTTTGACTTTCGAAAATAACGATTTTACATCTGGTTTGTCGGTTGTAAATGTTTCGGCTGTGGAAGAGAAACGCGAAAAATACGAGCTTAAAGTTTCGAATAATAAAGCTGTAAATCATGTTTTTGAAAGTAAAAGCATCACATTCAAAAACAACCAAGGCGCTTTAATGATAATTGATTTAATTGCGGGCGAAGAAGGAGTTGCTTTTAGATATAAGTTTACAGATCAAGAACCGCAAAAGAGAGTTCTTAAAAATGAAATTACAGGATTTCATATTGATCAAAATGCAAAAGGCTGGCTTCAACCGTATAATAAAGCCGGAGATTATACGCCGGGTTATGAAGATTTTTATGTAAATGTAAAATCGGGAGATCCAATAAGTGGCGCGAGAAATGAATCTGTTGGTTGGTGTATGCCGGCACTTTTTAATGTAAATGATACTAAAAATTGGGTTCTGATTGCGGAATCCGGAACAGACGGTTCATTTCCGGGATGTCATTTACAACCAGATTCTAAAGGCGGAATTTACAGCATAGCTTTCGCTAAAAAAGACGAAAAATTTACGTTGCCTTTACCGGATAAAGAAGTTTATCCAGAATCAAATTTGCCGTGGACAATGCCTTGGAGAGTGATTATGATTGGCGATAAAGCGGGAGATATTTTATTGTCGACTATGATTACAGATTTGGCTCCAGCCTCAAAAATCGAAGACACTTCATGGATTATAGCAGGAAAAGCGGCTTGGTCATGGTGGTCACATCCAGAGGATTTTACTCCGGAAATGTATAATAAATTTACAGATGTTTCAGCTTCTTTTGGTTTTAGATATACGCTTTTTGATGCAGGTTGGGAAAAGGCAAATAAAGAAGGGAAAATTATTGATTATGCTTTGTCAAAAGGAGTTCAACCATTGGTTTGGGGATATTCGGCTGAGTATTTTGATGCGGATAAAAGAAAGAAAAGGTTCAAAGAATTGGCTGATATGGGGGTGAAAGGTGTTAAAATTGATTTTTGGTGTTCAGATCGTCAGGAAGTTATGGGAACGTTACAATCGGTTTTTGAAGATGCTGCCAAACAACATTTGTTGGTAAACTTACACGGAACAACGATTCCAAGAGGATGGCACAGAACATGGCCGAATTTTGTAACGGCAGAAGCGATTTTAGGAACCGAAAGTTATTTTTATGAGCCAAGATTCCCAGAAAAAGCAGCGGAACAAAACACCGTATTACCTTTTACAAGAAACGTTGCAGGACCTGCAGATTATACGCCCTTTGCATTGACTTTTAGAAAATATACACGTTTAAATACTGCAGTTCATGAGTTGTCAATGGCGATGATTTATACTTCTGGAGTTATTCATTTTGCTGATTCTGAAGAGGTTTTTAATTCATTACCTAATGAACTAAAGAATCTTTTAAAAGAAATGCCTGCAACTTGGGATAAAACCGAATGTATAATTGCAGAACCTGGTAAAGCAATTGTTCTTTCTCGTAAAAAAGATAACCTTTCGTATATCGTTGGGATCAACGGAACTAATTCTGCAACGCCAGTTTCAATCGACCTTAAAAAATACAGCAAAGGCTTTTCAAAATTCAGAATTATCTCTGAAGGCAAAGACCCTTTAATGGATTTTAAAGTAGAAACGTATCCTTTAACTTCAAATTGGAAATATAATTTAGCTCCAAAAGGAGGATTTATAATTGAGTTTGTGAAGTAG
- a CDS encoding aldose epimerase family protein translates to MNPINKIVCEPFGVCNGKEIFIFRMTNVHGNYVELLNYGAIVKSIVVPDKNGIKENVVLGFPTLEGYLKDTSYIGATVGRFANRINNAEFSIGNKIFHLDKNDGKNNNHSGSAGFNNKVFDFIIKEDSVVFTLENKNRDGGFPGNLNTKVIYKWTDKNELKIDFLAVADEPTPLNFTNHSYFNLSACTEKISQHKLNIQSTKILESTEDYIPTGKIIPADNYLFFNYKLTDVMQNNGLNIYYVFDRISANENAVCELFEEKSGRLMRVYTSYPGVQLYTGDYLNSATIGEHSKHYESFDGLCLECQYYPDSPNHAHFPNTIFGAGQVYNETITYAFDVVILDNLKKYVTDYKD, encoded by the coding sequence ATGAATCCTATTAATAAGATTGTATGCGAACCTTTTGGAGTTTGTAATGGCAAAGAAATCTTTATATTCCGAATGACAAATGTTCACGGAAACTACGTTGAACTCCTTAATTATGGAGCCATAGTAAAATCCATAGTGGTGCCGGACAAAAACGGAATTAAAGAAAATGTAGTTTTAGGATTCCCTACTCTTGAAGGATATCTAAAAGACACTTCTTATATAGGAGCAACGGTTGGGCGTTTTGCAAACAGAATCAATAATGCCGAATTTTCGATCGGAAATAAAATCTTTCATCTGGATAAAAACGATGGTAAAAACAACAACCATAGTGGTTCGGCTGGATTTAATAACAAGGTTTTTGATTTCATTATAAAAGAGGATTCAGTAGTTTTTACTTTAGAAAATAAAAATAGAGACGGCGGTTTCCCCGGAAATTTAAACACAAAAGTCATTTATAAATGGACGGATAAAAACGAACTAAAAATTGATTTTTTGGCTGTAGCCGATGAACCAACTCCACTGAATTTTACAAATCATTCTTATTTTAATTTATCGGCTTGTACCGAAAAAATAAGTCAACATAAACTCAATATTCAGTCAACAAAAATTCTCGAAAGTACAGAAGATTATATTCCGACAGGAAAAATTATCCCTGCAGATAACTATTTGTTTTTTAATTACAAACTAACAGATGTAATGCAAAATAACGGACTGAATATCTATTATGTTTTTGATCGAATTTCGGCCAATGAAAATGCTGTATGTGAATTGTTCGAAGAAAAATCAGGACGATTAATGCGCGTTTATACGTCTTATCCGGGCGTACAATTGTATACGGGAGATTATTTAAACAGTGCAACAATTGGAGAGCATTCTAAACATTATGAATCTTTTGACGGACTTTGTTTAGAATGTCAATATTATCCTGATAGCCCGAATCATGCTCATTTTCCGAACACAATTTTTGGAGCTGGACAGGTTTATAACGAAACGATTACGTATGCTTTTGATGTTGTAATTCTTGATAATTTAAAAAAATATGTCACAGATTATAAAGATTAA
- a CDS encoding AraC family transcriptional regulator, with amino-acid sequence MKNSSQKEKIKVREGFLGQRMIVIPKNILSSIKKNALIASLYFTDIGVFPNASHHSMKRKHGSKQYILIYCYKGEGIISKENKTITLKANTFYIIPPEVAHDYYALKQNPWSIYWIHFTGPQAPHFYEKFITEFPETAPQLSLEERRIELFENILDVMEDGYSASNLEYANLSLWQLLNAFLYERFFIKKNRQFSEDNTIESAIDYMKKHLDLSLKINDVAAYFNYSSSHFFTLFKKQTGYSPIHYFNYLKMQKACQYLSFTTMSIKEISFALGFNDPLYFSRLFKKIMSTSPIQYRTEYKQ; translated from the coding sequence ATGAAGAATTCATCACAAAAGGAAAAAATAAAAGTTAGAGAAGGTTTTTTAGGCCAGCGTATGATCGTGATACCTAAAAACATACTTTCGAGCATTAAAAAAAATGCACTTATTGCCAGTTTGTATTTTACAGATATCGGCGTTTTCCCCAATGCAAGCCACCACTCGATGAAACGAAAACATGGCAGCAAACAATATATACTTATTTATTGTTATAAAGGTGAAGGCATTATTAGTAAGGAAAACAAAACCATAACGCTCAAGGCGAATACCTTTTATATAATACCTCCTGAAGTCGCGCATGATTATTATGCCTTAAAACAAAATCCGTGGAGTATTTACTGGATTCACTTTACAGGACCCCAAGCACCACATTTCTACGAAAAATTCATAACTGAATTTCCAGAAACAGCACCACAATTATCGCTTGAAGAAAGACGTATCGAACTTTTCGAAAATATACTTGATGTTATGGAAGATGGTTACAGCGCCAGCAATCTTGAATATGCGAATCTCTCTTTATGGCAATTATTGAATGCTTTTTTATATGAGAGATTTTTCATCAAAAAAAACAGGCAATTTTCAGAGGATAATACTATTGAGTCCGCAATTGATTATATGAAAAAACACTTGGATTTATCTTTAAAAATCAATGATGTCGCAGCTTATTTTAATTACTCGTCTTCGCACTTTTTTACCTTGTTTAAGAAGCAAACGGGCTATTCGCCAATACATTATTTCAATTACTTAAAGATGCAGAAAGCCTGTCAATATCTCAGCTTTACTACGATGAGTATTAAAGAAATAAGCTTTGCTTTGGGGTTTAATGATCCGTTGTATTTCTCCCGTTTATTCAAAAAAATAATGAGTACTTCGCCTATACAATATCGCACGGAATACAAGCAGTAA
- a CDS encoding sugar porter family MFS transporter: MKNYNYTFLLSISLVAALGGLLFGYDWVVIGGAKPFYEIYFGISDSPALQGWAMSSALVGCVAGAAIAGKLADTYGRRPMLIVAAVLFSLCALGTGASETFTVFIIWRIIGGIGIGIASTISPLYIAEIAPQETRGLFVSINQLTVVIGILAAQITNMLITELIPTGYTHAQILASWNGQTGWRWMFWAGFFPAVLFFILMFLIPESPRYLAKKGKNDTAEATLTKIGGLAYGKEAISKIKETFTEETDQTDFRMLLDKKALPILVIGIVSAAFQQWCGINIIFNYAQEIFVSAGYSINDLFMNIVITGSINLVFTLVAMGTVDKIGRKKLMLFGSGALAVIYALLGYFYYTNVTGFPLLLLVLLAIAIYAMSLAPITWVILSEIFPNKIRGVAMSVATFALWIASALLVQTFPIFNEYLGTSGTFWIYGIICALGFVFVFKKLPETKNKSLEEIEELMVSDKKSKNIQ; this comes from the coding sequence ATGAAAAATTATAATTATACCTTTTTATTATCAATTAGCCTTGTTGCGGCATTGGGTGGTTTACTCTTTGGTTACGACTGGGTTGTAATAGGTGGTGCAAAACCATTTTACGAAATTTATTTTGGCATTTCAGATTCTCCGGCTTTACAAGGATGGGCAATGAGCAGCGCGCTTGTAGGTTGCGTTGCGGGAGCGGCAATTGCGGGAAAATTGGCTGATACCTACGGAAGACGCCCTATGTTGATCGTTGCTGCAGTATTATTTTCCTTATGTGCGCTTGGCACAGGAGCTTCAGAAACTTTTACAGTATTTATTATCTGGCGTATTATTGGCGGAATCGGGATTGGGATTGCGTCGACAATTTCACCTTTATATATTGCAGAAATCGCTCCGCAAGAAACCCGCGGACTTTTCGTTTCGATTAACCAACTTACTGTTGTTATAGGTATTCTTGCCGCACAAATCACTAATATGTTAATTACCGAACTTATTCCGACAGGATATACACACGCTCAAATTCTTGCTTCATGGAATGGACAAACGGGCTGGAGATGGATGTTTTGGGCAGGATTTTTCCCGGCAGTTTTGTTCTTTATATTAATGTTTTTAATTCCTGAAAGCCCGAGATATTTGGCTAAAAAAGGAAAGAATGATACTGCCGAAGCAACACTTACCAAAATTGGTGGATTAGCTTACGGAAAAGAAGCTATCTCAAAAATCAAAGAAACTTTCACTGAGGAAACGGATCAAACCGATTTCAGAATGTTATTGGATAAAAAAGCTTTACCGATTCTGGTAATCGGGATTGTATCAGCTGCTTTCCAGCAATGGTGTGGTATTAATATCATTTTTAACTACGCTCAGGAAATCTTCGTTTCGGCGGGTTATAGTATCAATGATTTGTTCATGAATATTGTTATTACAGGAAGTATCAACCTTGTATTTACACTGGTTGCGATGGGAACTGTCGACAAAATTGGTCGCAAAAAACTAATGCTTTTTGGTTCTGGCGCACTTGCTGTAATTTATGCTTTGTTGGGTTATTTTTATTATACCAATGTTACCGGATTTCCTTTATTATTATTGGTATTATTAGCAATCGCTATTTACGCCATGTCCCTTGCTCCTATTACGTGGGTCATTTTATCTGAAATTTTCCCTAACAAAATCCGTGGTGTTGCGATGTCTGTAGCCACATTTGCACTCTGGATTGCTTCTGCACTTTTAGTACAAACCTTCCCTATTTTCAACGAATATCTTGGCACATCCGGAACTTTCTGGATCTACGGAATCATCTGTGCCTTAGGATTTGTGTTTGTATTCAAAAAACTTCCTGAAACCAAAAACAAAAGTCTTGAAGAGATTGAAGAACTGATGGTTTCTGATAAAAAATCAAAGAATATTCAATAA
- a CDS encoding DUF5107 domain-containing protein — protein sequence MQKVNIWKEKIILPTYEVGKPEKNPVFIEKRVYQGSNGSVYPYPVIEKIADEKIDKEYQAVYLENEFVKIMILPELGGRVHMAYDKTKERHFVYYNQVVKPALVGLTGPWISGGIEFNWPQHHRPTTFDPVDFTIEEHEDGSATVWCSEVERMFRTKGMAGFRLYPDKAYLEIKAQLYNRTSFPQTFLWWANPAVKVNDDYQSVFPPDVNAVFDHGKRDVSSFPIAKGTYYKVDYSPGTDISRYKNIPVPTSYMAIASKYNFVGGYENDSKGGLLHVANHHVSPGKKQWTWGHGDFGRAWDRNLTDEDGPYIELMCGVYTDNQPDFTWIMPGEQKDFTQYFMPYRDLGIVKNATKNAMVNLESIDNKLVIKAYTTGVYPKTTVTLKNNDTILLQKQYDASPYNSFEETIDFDSNASLEGLSISVTDVDDKVLVDWAYEGPNEAEIPEAAKPALAPEDIESNEQLFLTAQHLEQYRHATYSPIPYYKEAIKRDAGDVRSNNAMGLWLMRKAKFIEAEPYFRAAIKTLTQRNPNPYDGEAYFNLGLCLKYQDKNKEAYDAFYKATWNAAWQNQGYFYVAQLDALNGDYELALTHIKKAISKNTEDHKALHLQVAFLRKLGQQEKALQLGNDYLENDCFNFGLLFEKYLLSNDKKDLVYFNSLIRNNIHTYIEYALDYAAAGLYQEAASLLNEGLKDEETFPMAWYFAGSFYEKLNDFGQAEKCFKMASQAKPDYCFPNQIEAAIVLQNVIEKQTNDAKALYYLGNFWYASKFYDDAISCWEQSVALDNTFPTVHRNLALAYYNKLENEQKALASLEKAFSLDLQDSRILMELDQLYKRLNRDLVFRLAFLEKHLELVIQRDDVYLERVALYNLLGKHDKALTLLQNRIFHPWEGGEGKVSGQYLVSLTEIAKQQISEGNYNEAIELLEQAQTYPDNLGEGKLPGAQENDIHYWLGVAFDKKNNQEEANNCWKKATQGLEEPTAAIFYNDQQPDKIFYQGLAFLKLNDISEANKRFEKLVAYAQQHLNDHVTIDYFAVSLPDLMIWEDDLDKRNKIHCLYMQGLGLLGLDEKAEADATFTTVLSEEKSHSGVTIHLSLLKNEESVSV from the coding sequence ATGCAAAAAGTAAATATTTGGAAGGAAAAAATAATCCTACCAACCTATGAGGTGGGCAAACCTGAAAAAAATCCTGTATTTATTGAGAAAAGAGTTTATCAGGGAAGTAACGGATCTGTATATCCTTATCCGGTTATTGAAAAAATCGCAGACGAAAAAATCGACAAAGAATATCAAGCCGTTTATCTTGAAAATGAGTTTGTTAAAATAATGATCTTACCTGAACTTGGCGGACGTGTGCATATGGCGTACGATAAAACCAAAGAACGTCATTTTGTATATTATAATCAAGTTGTAAAACCTGCATTAGTGGGACTTACAGGTCCGTGGATTTCGGGCGGAATCGAATTTAACTGGCCACAACACCACAGACCAACGACTTTTGATCCGGTAGATTTTACGATCGAAGAACATGAAGATGGAAGCGCAACTGTTTGGTGCAGCGAAGTTGAGCGTATGTTTAGAACCAAGGGTATGGCGGGTTTCCGATTATATCCTGATAAAGCATATTTAGAAATTAAAGCACAATTGTACAATAGAACATCGTTTCCACAAACCTTTTTATGGTGGGCAAATCCTGCGGTTAAGGTAAATGACGATTATCAATCGGTTTTTCCACCGGATGTAAATGCTGTTTTTGACCACGGTAAACGCGATGTTTCATCTTTCCCGATTGCAAAAGGAACGTATTATAAAGTAGATTATTCGCCGGGAACTGATATTTCACGTTATAAAAATATTCCAGTTCCAACGTCTTATATGGCGATTGCGTCTAAATATAATTTTGTGGGCGGATACGAAAATGATTCAAAAGGCGGGTTACTTCACGTAGCCAATCATCATGTTTCTCCCGGAAAAAAACAATGGACTTGGGGACATGGCGATTTCGGTCGTGCGTGGGATCGTAATCTTACTGATGAAGATGGTCCGTATATAGAATTAATGTGTGGCGTTTACACGGATAATCAGCCTGATTTTACGTGGATTATGCCGGGTGAACAAAAAGATTTTACGCAGTATTTCATGCCGTATCGCGATTTAGGTATCGTAAAAAATGCGACCAAAAATGCAATGGTCAATCTGGAAAGTATCGACAATAAATTAGTAATTAAAGCTTATACAACTGGCGTTTATCCGAAAACAACGGTTACTTTAAAAAACAACGATACTATTTTATTACAAAAACAATACGATGCTTCACCGTACAATTCATTCGAAGAAACAATTGATTTTGACAGCAATGCTTCTTTAGAAGGTTTGTCGATTTCAGTAACAGATGTTGATGATAAAGTTTTGGTAGATTGGGCTTACGAAGGACCAAACGAAGCTGAAATTCCTGAAGCTGCAAAACCTGCACTTGCGCCTGAAGATATTGAAAGTAATGAGCAATTGTTCCTTACAGCACAACATTTAGAGCAATACAGACACGCTACTTATAGTCCGATTCCGTATTATAAAGAAGCTATAAAACGTGATGCTGGCGATGTTCGTTCGAATAATGCAATGGGATTATGGTTGATGCGAAAAGCAAAATTTATAGAAGCTGAACCTTATTTTAGAGCAGCAATAAAAACTTTGACGCAAAGAAACCCAAATCCGTATGACGGTGAAGCGTATTTCAATTTAGGTTTATGTCTTAAATATCAAGATAAAAATAAGGAAGCTTACGACGCTTTCTATAAAGCAACATGGAATGCGGCCTGGCAAAACCAAGGTTACTTTTATGTAGCACAACTTGACGCATTAAATGGCGATTATGAATTGGCTTTGACGCACATCAAAAAAGCAATTTCTAAAAATACCGAAGATCATAAAGCGTTGCATTTGCAAGTTGCCTTTCTTAGAAAATTAGGTCAACAAGAAAAAGCGCTACAATTAGGAAATGATTATCTTGAAAATGATTGCTTCAATTTTGGATTACTTTTCGAGAAATATCTTTTAAGCAATGACAAAAAAGACCTTGTGTATTTTAATTCATTAATCAGAAACAACATTCATACTTATATAGAGTACGCATTAGATTATGCTGCTGCAGGTTTGTATCAGGAAGCTGCGAGTTTATTAAATGAAGGTTTAAAAGATGAAGAAACGTTTCCAATGGCATGGTATTTTGCGGGTTCTTTTTATGAAAAATTAAATGATTTTGGTCAAGCCGAAAAATGCTTCAAAATGGCGTCTCAGGCAAAACCGGATTATTGTTTCCCTAATCAAATTGAAGCTGCAATAGTACTTCAAAATGTAATTGAGAAACAAACCAATGATGCAAAAGCTTTGTATTATTTAGGAAACTTCTGGTATGCTTCAAAATTTTATGATGATGCGATTTCTTGTTGGGAACAATCTGTGGCTTTAGATAATACTTTCCCAACTGTACATCGTAATTTGGCTTTGGCCTATTATAATAAATTAGAAAACGAACAAAAAGCCCTTGCCAGTTTAGAGAAAGCATTCTCATTAGATTTACAAGATTCTAGAATTTTAATGGAACTTGATCAATTGTACAAACGTTTGAACAGAGATTTGGTTTTCAGATTGGCTTTCTTGGAGAAACATTTAGAATTAGTGATTCAGCGTGATGATGTTTATTTAGAAAGAGTTGCTTTGTACAATCTTTTAGGAAAACACGACAAAGCTTTAACCTTATTACAAAACCGAATTTTCCATCCGTGGGAAGGTGGCGAAGGAAAAGTAAGTGGACAATATCTGGTTTCATTAACTGAAATTGCCAAACAACAAATCTCCGAAGGGAATTATAATGAAGCAATTGAACTTTTAGAACAAGCACAAACGTATCCTGACAATTTAGGAGAAGGAAAATTACCGGGTGCACAGGAAAATGACATTCATTATTGGTTGGGCGTTGCTTTCGATAAAAAGAACAATCAGGAAGAAGCTAATAACTGTTGGAAAAAAGCAACTCAAGGACTTGAAGAGCCAACGGCTGCCATTTTCTATAACGATCAGCAACCTGATAAAATTTTCTATCAAGGTCTTGCTTTCTTGAAATTAAATGACATTTCTGAAGCTAATAAACGTTTCGAAAAGCTTGTTGCTTATGCTCAACAACATTTGAACGATCATGTTACGATTGATTATTTCGCCGTTTCACTTCCTGATCTTATGATTTGGGAAGATGATTTGGATAAACGAAATAAAATTCACTGCTTGTATATGCAAGGTTTAGGACTTCTAGGTTTGGATGAAAAAGCTGAAGCTGATGCAACTTTTACAACTGTTCTTTCTGAAGAAAAAAGTCATTCAGGAGTTACGATTCATTTGTCTTTATTGAAGAATGAGGAATCGGTTTCTGTTTAA
- the gldL gene encoding gliding motility protein GldL, with product MALLSKKAMNFAYGMGAAVVIIGALFKITHFEIGPLTGTLMLSVGLVTEALIFALSAFEPVDHELDWTLVYPELANGQARKKTDKVETPSDTQGSLSQKLDNMLKEAKIDGELMSSLGNSIKNFEGAAKAISPTVDSIAGQKKYAEEMSMAAAQMESLNSLYKVQLESASRNAQANSEIAENASKLKEQMQSMTANIASLNSVYGGMLSAMNNKG from the coding sequence ATGGCATTATTAAGTAAAAAAGCAATGAATTTTGCTTATGGTATGGGAGCAGCAGTAGTAATTATAGGAGCATTATTCAAAATTACTCACTTTGAAATTGGACCATTAACTGGTACATTGATGCTTTCTGTAGGATTGGTAACTGAGGCGTTAATCTTTGCTCTTTCTGCTTTTGAACCAGTAGATCATGAATTAGACTGGACTCTTGTTTACCCGGAATTGGCTAATGGTCAAGCTAGAAAGAAAACAGACAAAGTTGAAACGCCATCTGATACACAAGGATCGTTGTCTCAAAAATTAGACAATATGTTGAAAGAAGCTAAAATTGACGGAGAATTAATGTCAAGTTTAGGAAACTCAATCAAAAATTTCGAAGGAGCTGCAAAAGCAATTTCTCCAACAGTAGATTCTATCGCTGGACAAAAGAAATATGCTGAGGAAATGTCTATGGCTGCTGCGCAAATGGAATCATTAAACAGCTTATACAAAGTACAATTAGAAAGTGCTTCAAGAAATGCACAAGCAAACAGCGAAATCGCTGAAAATGCTTCTAAATTAAAAGAACAAATGCAATCAATGACTGCAAACATCGCTTCTTTGAACAGTGTTTACGGTGGTATGCTTTCTGCAATGAATAACAAAGGATAA
- the gldM gene encoding gliding motility protein GldM gives MAGGKLTPRQKMINLMYLVFIAMLAMNMSKEVLSAFGLMNEKFESANTSSEQTNDGLLKSLDQKAAEAKGEFATEAVIAHKVKTISKEFYTYIGSLKGDILKGFETDKETGKLPYESMDKGDTIDNWFTGEGYTAKGNEVISKIEKYKADMKTALKDKKYATIIAEIESKFDVSDVANKEGLKDKYLAYHFKGFPAVASLAKLSAWQNDVQKAESDVYSAALGKAAIAEASYSKFQAIVVLDKNAYFQGEKVTGKVVLGKYDPNAQFSDFKGPGKLVNGQALLEMTAGGIGEQKIGGSFNFVENGKPINLPFNGTYVVVPKPNSATISADKMNVVYRGVVNPISVSFAGVADNKVVASAPGLSSAGKAGKYNMSPGSGTETTISVTGTLPNGDQVTDKKTFRIKGIPGPTGTIRGEMGIVKGPRSNLEIATIGANLLDFDFEVGLEVVGFNMKIAGQPTVVVSGNKLNAQCKQVLSRAGKGDQVTISEIKTKLAGAGSYLLPRTAPVIYEIQ, from the coding sequence ATGGCAGGAGGAAAATTAACCCCTAGACAAAAGATGATTAACCTGATGTATCTGGTTTTCATCGCAATGTTAGCAATGAATATGTCAAAAGAAGTATTATCTGCTTTTGGCTTAATGAATGAAAAATTTGAAAGTGCTAATACTTCTTCAGAGCAAACAAATGATGGTTTATTGAAATCTTTAGATCAAAAAGCAGCTGAAGCAAAAGGAGAATTCGCAACTGAGGCAGTTATTGCTCATAAAGTTAAAACAATTTCAAAAGAATTTTATACATATATCGGTTCTCTAAAAGGCGATATTTTAAAAGGATTTGAAACCGACAAAGAAACAGGAAAATTACCTTATGAGTCTATGGACAAAGGTGATACTATCGACAACTGGTTTACAGGTGAAGGATATACTGCTAAAGGTAACGAGGTAATTTCTAAGATTGAAAAATATAAAGCAGACATGAAAACTGCTTTGAAAGACAAAAAGTATGCAACTATTATTGCCGAAATTGAAAGCAAATTTGATGTTTCAGATGTTGCAAATAAAGAAGGTTTAAAAGATAAATATTTAGCTTATCACTTTAAAGGTTTTCCAGCTGTTGCTTCATTAGCTAAACTTTCGGCTTGGCAAAATGACGTTCAAAAAGCAGAATCTGATGTTTACAGTGCTGCTTTAGGGAAAGCTGCAATAGCAGAAGCTTCTTACAGTAAATTTCAAGCAATTGTTGTTTTAGATAAAAATGCTTATTTCCAAGGTGAAAAAGTTACTGGTAAAGTAGTTTTAGGTAAATATGATCCTAATGCTCAATTTAGTGACTTTAAAGGTCCTGGAAAATTAGTAAACGGTCAAGCTTTATTAGAAATGACCGCAGGTGGAATTGGAGAGCAAAAAATTGGTGGTTCGTTCAATTTTGTTGAAAATGGTAAACCAATCAATCTTCCTTTTAATGGAACTTATGTTGTAGTACCAAAACCAAATTCTGCTACAATTTCTGCAGACAAAATGAATGTAGTTTATAGAGGTGTTGTTAACCCAATCTCTGTATCATTCGCTGGTGTTGCGGATAACAAAGTTGTTGCTAGTGCTCCGGGATTATCTTCTGCTGGTAAAGCAGGAAAATATAACATGAGTCCTGGTTCAGGTACTGAAACGACTATTTCTGTAACTGGTACATTGCCAAACGGAGATCAGGTTACAGATAAGAAAACATTCAGAATTAAAGGTATTCCTGGGCCAACAGGAACAATTAGAGGTGAAATGGGTATCGTTAAAGGACCTAGATCTAACTTAGAAATTGCTACGATTGGTGCTAATTTACTTGATTTTGATTTTGAGGTTGGTTTAGAAGTTGTTGGATTTAACATGAAAATTGCCGGACAACCTACAGTTGTTGTTAGCGGTAACAAATTAAATGCACAATGTAAACAAGTTCTTTCAAGAGCAGGTAAAGGAGATCAGGTTACTATTTCTGAAATTAAAACTAAACTTGCTGGAGCTGGTAGTTATTTACTACCAAGAACTGCACCCGTAATTTACGAAATACAATAA